GTTTTTGATTGCCATCACCCACAACAGTATAAGGTTTTTGAGCAAGCTTTTGAGCAAGAAAAACGCCAAAAACAGCTCCATAAGTCCCGTTTGTCCTCGATCTTGGACCAAATACATTGAATAATCTCAATGAAACTGTAGGTAATTTATAAATTTTTTCCCAATGTAAAACACACTGTTCTCCAATATACTTAGTCAATGCGTAGGGATATTGAGGATCAGTCATAGATAATTCATTTGTTGGCACAGAAGATGAAATGCCATAACAACTTGAACTTGCTGCATATACAAACTTTTTTATTTTAGCTTCTACTGATTTAATCAAAACATTAACTGTAGCATCTACATTAGATTTGTGATATTCAAGAGGTCTTTGTATAGATGGCACAATATCAGCTAATGCAGCCAAATGAAAAACATTATCATATCCATCAAAACTTTCTATTGCATTAAACTCACTCAAATCAACATTTTTTACTAATAGATTGGGATTGGATATTACAGAAGCTAAATTTTCTCTTCTACCATTTGAAAAATTATCTAAAACTAACACACTGTGACCAAGCTGCAGTAATTTAGTAACTAAATGACTACCAATAAAACCTGCTCCTCCAGTAACAATTGATTTTTTCATTTTGCTCCCATCATTCTATTTAACTTAGCTGTTTATTCAATAATAGATATAAAAACACAAAGTTTACATAATATTAAAAAACTAGAATTCCTATAATCTTTTAATCTATAAGTTTGAATGCTCTTTAAGAGCTTACAACTCAAAATTACCAGAATTTAAACTCTATACAGTACTTCATATGCTAAGATATATATACTTTCAAGTGATGAACGATAATGCCCTATTTTATAAAAGCCGAAAATCTTACTTAAATTTAATTAAAAATAAATTTCTATTTTTTGGATATTTTAATTTTAATTTATATATAAAATTAGTTATTTTTACGGAAATTAAAATTTAATTTGATATTATCTTTTAAATATAAAATAAATTTCAGAAAATACATTACAAAAAAAAAGATAACTTTATATTTATAGATTTAAAAAAAACTAAAATTTTTATACTTAAGATTTACCTTAGAAATAGAAAAAATTAAGCCGGTGTAACAATGAAACTTACATGCGAGCTAAGTAAATTTTCCTGCAGAAATTTTTGAAAATTATTTCTAACATTAATTTCAGAATTACATAACATATTTGTGAAACGATCTGAAATTAATGAAGGGTTTTTAATGTAAGCATTTCTAACTATATCGAGATCTAATTTTCCAGGTGTCTTAAAATCTAAAACTTTTAATCCAGCTCTTTCAATGAGAACTTTTAAACCCTTAAAAGAAAGTAAATTAATATGGTGAGGAGGGTAAATACTATTTGAATTCTCCCAAAGCGTTTGAAGATCAAAACCAGAACACGTGAGTGTTGTAAATTGAATTATTCCACCTTTTTTTATAATTTTTTTTGCTGAAGTTAAAAAAAGGAAAGGATTATACAAGTGTTCAATAACCTCAAATGAAGTTGCATAATCTATAGAAATCTCATCATAGTCAATATTCTCCATTGTTTTTTCTAAAATTTTAAATCCTTTTTTACGACAATCATTTGCTAGAGCCGGTGAAGGCTCAATTCCTAAAATATTATTAAAAATGTTATGTCTGCCTAGCTCTTCCAATAATATTCCATATCCTGAACCTATATCACAAAATGATAGATTATTACTTGAAGATAAAAACTTTTTCACATTTTCTATAATCTCATTTGCCTTCGGGCGTATCAAATACTCTCTTCTAGCCTCAGCAGTATTTTTAAAAAAATGGGTACTCCAATATTTTACAGATGAGCCATTTTTATAAAAAGTATTTATCATATCTTCACTGGGGCGAGGCGATAGATATAAAGATAAGCAATCTAAACAAGTCTTATATTCAAAACTGTGTTTTATAAAAGAAATTTCTTTTCTAGTTGACAAACAAGCCGGACAATCTACTTCAATATATTTTTCTTTTTCATGAAAAAAACTTGAAATATCTTCTTTAGCTAGCTCAAGGTATTTATTAAAAATCTCAGCTGGACGAATGTTTTCTTCGTTAAATAAAATTTTATCCATTTATTGCTCCTAATTTTTACTGCTTGCTTTAATCCTTAGGTCGAGGTCTTAATCATACACTTAAGCAATTAATAAAAAAAGTGAAAATGTGTTATAAAATTATAATTATATCTCTTTCCCCAATTTTATCTTCAAATTGGCAAATTTTCTCTTGAATTAAATAATATAAAGATAAATCTAAAATTCTAATTTAAAATATTTTATAAAAACATAGTTTATGCTAATTTTTTTTAAATTTATGTCGAAAAATCTAAATTTTACCAAAAGAATTCAAAAATAAAAAAACGATTTCAATGATTTTTTTTATTATGAGTTTCTTTAATTTGTTAAATTAAAGAAACTCTATATTTTGATTTTATTCAATTAAAATGTAGAAATTTTTACTCAAAAATAAGGTTTATAATAATAATGAATAATATTGATAGAAGTAAAAACTTAAATTAATAAAGAAAATTCCAAGAGATTGGATCTAAATCAAAATATTTAATTTTAGCAATATCATAAATCAATTAAACTCTATAAATTCATCCAAAAATAAATTATCGTATTGAAGTATCTATTTTTATTTTTACTAAAGGACTGATTGTAACCCCATTTCAAGTTGACACTTTCTAACAAGAAAAGGAGGATTAATGGATAAATTAAAATCGGTAA
The genomic region above belongs to Silvanigrella paludirubra and contains:
- a CDS encoding NAD-dependent epimerase/dehydratase family protein; the protein is MKKSIVTGGAGFIGSHLVTKLLQLGHSVLVLDNFSNGRRENLASVISNPNLLVKNVDLSEFNAIESFDGYDNVFHLAALADIVPSIQRPLEYHKSNVDATVNVLIKSVEAKIKKFVYAASSSCYGISSSVPTNELSMTDPQYPYALTKYIGEQCVLHWEKIYKLPTVSLRLFNVFGPRSRTNGTYGAVFGVFLAQKLAQKPYTVVGDGNQKRDFIYVSDVVEAFIKASQSNLSGEVINIGSGKPKSINNLVELLQGDVEYIPKRPGEPDITHADILKSNQLLNWTPQVSFEDGVKSMIEHIDYWKTATVWDSEQIKTATKDWFFYLH
- a CDS encoding class I SAM-dependent methyltransferase — encoded protein: MDKILFNEENIRPAEIFNKYLELAKEDISSFFHEKEKYIEVDCPACLSTRKEISFIKHSFEYKTCLDCLSLYLSPRPSEDMINTFYKNGSSVKYWSTHFFKNTAEARREYLIRPKANEIIENVKKFLSSSNNLSFCDIGSGYGILLEELGRHNIFNNILGIEPSPALANDCRKKGFKILEKTMENIDYDEISIDYATSFEVIEHLYNPFLFLTSAKKIIKKGGIIQFTTLTCSGFDLQTLWENSNSIYPPHHINLLSFKGLKVLIERAGLKVLDFKTPGKLDLDIVRNAYIKNPSLISDRFTNMLCNSEINVRNNFQKFLQENLLSSHVSFIVTPA